The DNA window ACCGCGATGCATTCGCCGGTGACATAGCTCGATGCCGGCAGGCACAGGAAGCCCACCGCCGAGGCCACTTCTTCCGGCTCACCGATGCGCCGCATCGGCGTGCGCCCGATCACTTCTTCGTAGTAGTCGGTATCGGACAGCGGGCCGGAGGTGCGACGGGTGCGGATGTACCACGGCGCCACGGCATTGACCCGGATGCCATCCTCGGCCCACTCCACCGCGAGGTTGCGGGTCATCTGGTGCATCGCCGCCTTGGTCATGCCATAGACCACGCCACTGCGCACATGGGTCAGGCCGGACACGCTGCCGACGTTGACGATGGCCGATGACGCGTGGCGCGCGAGCAACGGATGCGCATAGCGCGACAGTTCGAACGCCGAGAACAGATTGGTTTCGAAAATGCCACGCCACTCGTCTTCGGAGTACTCCGTGGCGGGCTTGGTGATGTTGCCACCGGCATTGTTGACCAGGATGTGCAGGCCATCGGCGTGGTCCTCGACCCAGTCCAGGATCTGCCGGCGGTCTTCGTCGTCGGACACATCGGCGGCCAACGCGTGAACCTGGTGCTGCGGATACACATCCAGCAGTTCGTCGC is part of the Stenotrophomonas lactitubi genome and encodes:
- a CDS encoding SDR family oxidoreductase is translated as MTQQRWRLDGQTALITGASAGIGLAIAHELAGLGADLMIVGRDLDMLESARDELLDVYPQHQVHALAADVSDDEDRRQILDWVEDHADGLHILVNNAGGNITKPATEYSEDEWRGIFETNLFSAFELSRYAHPLLARHASSAIVNVGSVSGLTHVRSGVVYGMTKAAMHQMTRNLAVEWAEDGIRVNAVAPWYIRTRRTSGPLSDTDYYEEVIGRTPMRRIGEPEEVASAVGFLCLPASSYVTGECIAVDGGFLRYGF